In Chitinophaga sp. HK235, a single window of DNA contains:
- a CDS encoding ribonucleoside-diphosphate reductase subunit alpha, protein MFVIKRDGRKEAVKFDKITARIEKLCYGFNTEYVDAIDVAKKVIQGLYDGVTTSELDNLAAETAASLTTKHPDYALLASRIAVSNLHKNTEKSFSKTMRKLYNYIDPKTGKNAALLSDEVWAIVEQHADILDSNIIYDRDFAFDYFGFKTLERSYLLKTDGKVVERPQHMFMRVSVGIHKEDIESAIKTYNLMSERWFTHATPTLFNAGTPKPQMSSCFLLTMQDDSIEGIYDTLKQTAKISQSAGGIGLSIHNIRATGSYISGTNGTSNGIIPMLRVFNDTARYVDQGGGKRKGAFAIYLEPWHADIFEFLDLRKNHGKEEMRARDLFYALWMPDLFMKRVEANGTWSLFCPHEAPGLHECWGEKFEALYEKYEQEGRARKTVKAQDLWFAILDAQIETGTPYLLYKDAANRKSNQQNLGTIKSSNLCTEIIEYTDANEVAVCNLASLALPRFINEGQFDHQKLYEVTYQATLNLNKIIDNNYYPVEEAERSNLRHRPIGLGVQGLADAFILMRYPFESAEAKKLNSEIFETIYFAALTASNDLSKKEGHYETFPGSPASKGILQFDMWDVTPSSRWNWEALRKSVVKNGIRNSLLLAPMPTASTSQILGNNECFEPYTSNIYTRRVLSGEFVVVNKHLLKDLVELGLWDNDMKTKIIASNGSIQNIAEIPGNIKELYKTVWEIKQRSLIDMAADRGAFICQSQSLNLFVDTPTAAKLTSMHFYAWKKGLKTGMYYLRTQAATQAVQFTVEKQGGQQMQPIIAKGGDVSLEDIPEGAVCTMEEGCVTCSA, encoded by the coding sequence ATAGCAGTAAGCAATCTGCATAAAAACACAGAAAAATCGTTTTCCAAAACGATGCGCAAACTGTACAACTACATCGATCCTAAAACCGGCAAAAACGCAGCACTGCTGTCTGACGAGGTTTGGGCGATCGTTGAACAGCATGCAGACATCCTGGATTCCAATATCATCTACGACCGCGACTTCGCATTCGACTACTTCGGTTTCAAAACACTGGAGCGCTCTTACCTGCTGAAAACAGACGGTAAAGTAGTAGAACGTCCGCAGCACATGTTCATGCGTGTATCTGTGGGCATTCACAAAGAAGACATCGAGTCTGCCATCAAAACATACAACCTGATGAGTGAGCGCTGGTTTACACATGCCACGCCTACCCTCTTCAATGCCGGCACACCGAAACCACAGATGTCTTCCTGCTTCCTGCTTACCATGCAGGACGACAGTATCGAAGGTATCTATGATACGCTGAAACAAACCGCCAAAATCTCCCAGAGCGCCGGCGGTATTGGTCTGAGCATTCACAACATCCGGGCTACCGGTTCCTATATCAGCGGCACCAACGGTACTTCCAACGGTATCATTCCGATGCTGCGTGTATTCAACGACACCGCACGTTATGTAGACCAGGGTGGTGGCAAACGCAAAGGCGCTTTCGCCATCTATCTGGAACCATGGCATGCCGATATCTTCGAATTCCTGGACCTGCGTAAAAACCACGGTAAAGAAGAAATGCGCGCACGCGACCTCTTCTATGCCCTGTGGATGCCCGACCTGTTCATGAAACGCGTAGAAGCCAACGGCACCTGGTCACTCTTCTGTCCGCACGAAGCACCCGGACTGCACGAATGCTGGGGCGAAAAATTTGAAGCGCTGTATGAAAAATACGAACAGGAAGGCCGTGCCCGTAAAACCGTGAAAGCACAGGACCTGTGGTTCGCCATCCTGGACGCGCAGATAGAAACCGGTACTCCTTACCTGTTGTATAAAGATGCTGCCAACCGCAAATCCAACCAGCAGAACCTCGGTACTATCAAGAGCTCCAACCTCTGCACCGAAATCATCGAGTATACCGATGCCAACGAAGTAGCCGTATGTAACCTGGCCTCCCTGGCACTGCCCCGTTTCATCAATGAGGGACAGTTTGACCATCAGAAGTTATATGAAGTAACCTACCAGGCTACCCTGAACCTGAACAAAATCATTGACAATAACTACTACCCGGTAGAAGAGGCAGAACGCAGCAACCTGCGCCACCGCCCTATCGGCCTGGGTGTACAGGGTCTCGCCGACGCGTTTATCCTGATGCGTTATCCTTTTGAGAGCGCTGAAGCGAAAAAACTGAACAGCGAAATATTTGAAACCATCTACTTCGCAGCACTGACCGCTTCCAACGACCTCTCCAAAAAAGAAGGCCACTACGAAACCTTCCCCGGATCTCCGGCATCCAAAGGTATCCTGCAGTTTGACATGTGGGATGTAACACCTTCTTCACGCTGGAACTGGGAGGCGCTGAGAAAGTCTGTTGTTAAGAACGGTATCCGCAACTCCCTGCTGCTGGCTCCGATGCCGACAGCATCCACTTCCCAGATCCTGGGTAACAACGAGTGCTTTGAGCCTTACACCTCCAACATCTACACCCGCCGTGTACTGAGTGGTGAGTTTGTGGTGGTAAACAAACACCTGTTGAAAGACCTGGTAGAACTGGGCCTCTGGGACAATGACATGAAAACCAAGATCATTGCCTCCAATGGTTCTATCCAGAACATCGCTGAGATCCCAGGCAATATCAAGGAACTATATAAAACAGTATGGGAAATCAAACAGCGTAGCCTCATTGACATGGCAGCTGACCGCGGTGCGTTCATCTGTCAGTCTCAGTCACTGAACCTGTTTGTGGATACACCTACTGCCGCCAAACTGACCTCCATGCACTTCTACGCCTGGAAAAAAGGACTGAAAACCGGTATGTACTACCTGCGTACCCAGGCAGCTACACAAGCCGTACAGTTTACTGTTGAGAAACAGGGCGGTCAGCAGATGCAACCCATTATCGCCAAAGGCGGCGATGTTTCCCTGGAAGACATCCCTGAAGGGGCTGTATGCACCATGGAAGAAGGTTGTGTAACCTGCAGCGCATAA